The following is a genomic window from Verrucomicrobiota bacterium.
TTCACATAAATCTCGATAAAATCGATCTCGGCTTCTTGGGCGATTTCACGGGCACGCGCACGGTCAGCTAAGAAAGGGGAAATCAACGAGACAATAACAATTTGCCCGAACTCCGCCATCATTTTGGCCGCCTCGGCCGCACGCCGGATATTCTCACTACGATCTTCTGCGGAGAACCCGAGATTCGAGCAAAGGCCGAATCTCAAATTATCGCCATCCACCGAAACAACCTGAAGGCCGCGGGTGAAAAGCTCTTTTTCGAGTTCATTAGCAATGGTGGATTTGCCCGCCCCGCTCAGGCCCGTCAACCAGACAATAGCCCCTTTATGACCATTTTTGATGACACGATCGTCGTAAGTGATCTGGGCTTTATTCGCGGTGATATTATCGGACTTTGTACGCCCCGACTCGACGATTTCCATGGTGACCCCACCACCGGAGACTTCCGTTTTATTCACCAGCACAAAACGTCCCGTCTCCGCAATATCATTATAGAGGTCAATGGCCAAAGGTTCTTTTAATGCGATCTCGACCTCTGCCACGTCATTCCGGACGACTTTCGATTTTTCCGTGTCATTCGTATCCAATGTCGAGGCATCGATGACTTTAATCACCTTCTTGAGCTCGCATTCCACATCCTGAGTGGCCACCTTGAGGCGATAACGTTTGCCGACTTCAAAAGGAACCCGACTCATCCAAAAGATTTTTGCTCGGATCAATTTGCCCACCTTACACGGGGCGGACTCATGAACGGCGATTTCCCCGCGTTCCACAAAGATTTGTTCGGTCAAGGTAATCCCGACAGACTGCCCGGCCGAAGCCTCATTGGCCGCAGGGCTATTCCACGACTCGATTGATTTTACTTCACTGGTCTTATAGCTGGGAAGGAAAAGCAATTTGTCCCCGACTTTCAGTTTCCCGGACTCGATTTTTCCGGCTAATATCCGGCGGTGATCAAAACGGAAAATATCCTGTAAGGGCATCCGCAGGGATTTATCGGTTGGTTCCGTCGGGAGTTCAAATTGATCCAAGGCTTCAAGAACCGTCATGCCCTTATACCAGGCACAAGCCTCATCATGGGCAGCGATATTCACTCCGTGTTTGGCAGCGATGGGGATGAATGTATTTGGGTGAATCCCGATTTGTGTCAGAAAATCCGTGTATTCTTTTTTGATTTTTTCAAAGGCTTTTTCATCATAATCGATGAGATCCATCTTATTAACGAGTACCACCACTTGTTTGACGCCTAAAAGACTGAGCAAATAACCATGCCGACGGGACTGTTCCTGCACCCCTTCATTGGCGGCGATTAAAAGTAGGGCCGCGTCCGCACGGGCGGCACCGGTGATCATATTCTTGAGGAATTCCTTATGTCCCGGCGCATCGATAATCACGTACTGGCGTTTGAGTGTCTTGAACCAAATCTGGCTCGTATCCATGGTGATATTTTGGTCGCGCTCGGACTGGAGCGAGTCCATCAGGTTAGCCCATTCAAATGGCACCCCACGCCGTTCGGCGATTTTTACTAATTGCTCGTATTTACCTTCAGGCAAAGAGCCCGTGTCGTGAAAGAGTCTCCCGATAAAAGTGGATTTCCCGTGGTCAACATGTCCGACGATAACGATTTTGAGTTGTTCCAGTGTACTTGCGCGCGCAGTCATTTTTTCTTCTCCATAAACGTGTGTATGCCACACTCTGTTTTATCAAATCCTGTCCAACGACCAGCCCTTTCACTATCGCCCTCTTTGACAGGACGAGTGCAAGGCCAGCAACCGATACTGGCATATCCCTTATCGTGAAGCGGGTTATACGGGATTCCTTCCTTGCGGATAAAATCCCACACTTCCTCTTTAGTCCATTTGGCTACGGGATTTATCTTTAAAATTTCTTTATTAAAAACAGGGTCAAATTCATACAGCTCCACAAACCCGACCTCGGTCCTCGTCTGTGACTGGCTCCGGCGTAACCCCGTGATCCAACCGTCCAAGCCTGATAATTTCTTTTTCAGCGGCTCTACCTTCCTCAAATAACAACAAAGGTCCGGCTTCGACTCATAGAGATTACCCTTATACTCTACCTCTAGCTCCCCGACCGTTTGCTCGGGGCTGCATGATTCGATAGTGATGCCGTAACGGTCTTCGATCCTCTTTTTTAACTCCAGGGTTTCCGGGAATAAATACCCGGTATCAAGCGTGAATACAGGAAACTTCCACTGGTTTTTATAAGCCAAATCGATAGCCACTAACCCCGCCCCTTGGAAACTCGTTCCAAAAGACGCACGCGTCCCTAGCTCTGTCCATAACCACTCCAAAATCTGTTCGGTCGTCGCATTCTCAAACGACTCGTTCAGATCATGGAGCCTCTCTGCCGTAAATAATCCCATAATCAACTTATCCGGTTTTATCTAAAAAACCTATGCGTCAGAAGAAAATCAGAAACGTCTTACCCTTCGATCGTATTAAGCTCCACCGGCTCCACCTGTACGTTTTGGCTCTCAAACCATTTGATCACATCTTTGATCTGACTCCGTTCACCTCGAAGCTCAAGGGCGATAATACCGACCTCTTGGGTCACGCTGGCTTGCCTGATATTAAATACAACAGGGAATTTCTGGCTCATTTCCCAAATTAAGGGGCGTTGAACCAGCTCCGCTGAGTAGCTAAGCCAAAAACGATAATTTTCTTCGGACATAATGTTGAATATAGGTAACACATAATACTTACGCTGTCTTCACATGGAATGTCAATGACCGCTTCATTCCTATCTGTTTTATAGGAATTAAATTTGTCCTGTTTCCGATCAAATCAATCCCATCGGGTTTATCTCGCAGGTGAATATCCCCACTAGCCCCTTACGTGCGGGGGTGATTGCCCTCCAAAATCGGATTCCACTCCGTGGCGCAATTTGCTCTCCTTTTCACTCCCAAGCACGTTAGCACGGTGACAACCTCAATGCGCGGG
Proteins encoded in this region:
- the cysC gene encoding adenylyl-sulfate kinase, producing MTARASTLEQLKIVIVGHVDHGKSTFIGRLFHDTGSLPEGKYEQLVKIAERRGVPFEWANLMDSLQSERDQNITMDTSQIWFKTLKRQYVIIDAPGHKEFLKNMITGAARADAALLLIAANEGVQEQSRRHGYLLSLLGVKQVVVLVNKMDLIDYDEKAFEKIKKEYTDFLTQIGIHPNTFIPIAAKHGVNIAAHDEACAWYKGMTVLEALDQFELPTEPTDKSLRMPLQDIFRFDHRRILAGKIESGKLKVGDKLLFLPSYKTSEVKSIESWNSPAANEASAGQSVGITLTEQIFVERGEIAVHESAPCKVGKLIRAKIFWMSRVPFEVGKRYRLKVATQDVECELKKVIKVIDASTLDTNDTEKSKVVRNDVAEVEIALKEPLAIDLYNDIAETGRFVLVNKTEVSGGGVTMEIVESGRTKSDNITANKAQITYDDRVIKNGHKGAIVWLTGLSGAGKSTIANELEKELFTRGLQVVSVDGDNLRFGLCSNLGFSAEDRSENIRRAAEAAKMMAEFGQIVIVSLISPFLADRARAREIAQEAEIDFIEIYVNAPLNVCEARDPKHLYKKARNGEIAQFTGISSPYEAPEKPDLEIPTDKLPVKEAVVEIMHELLKRVEIRQEGFEI
- a CDS encoding NIL domain-containing protein, which translates into the protein MSEENYRFWLSYSAELVQRPLIWEMSQKFPVVFNIRQASVTQEVGIIALELRGERSQIKDVIKWFESQNVQVEPVELNTIEG
- a CDS encoding phosphoadenylyl-sulfate reductase, with product MGLFTAERLHDLNESFENATTEQILEWLWTELGTRASFGTSFQGAGLVAIDLAYKNQWKFPVFTLDTGYLFPETLELKKRIEDRYGITIESCSPEQTVGELEVEYKGNLYESKPDLCCYLRKVEPLKKKLSGLDGWITGLRRSQSQTRTEVGFVELYEFDPVFNKEILKINPVAKWTKEEVWDFIRKEGIPYNPLHDKGYASIGCWPCTRPVKEGDSERAGRWTGFDKTECGIHTFMEKKK